One region of Acidimicrobiia bacterium genomic DNA includes:
- a CDS encoding alpha/beta hydrolase produces the protein MPTATVAGLSIAYEVIGDGRPWVITPGGRFSKDDPGVRELAEALAAHGNRVLIWDRPNCGASDVCFAGSSESAMQADTLAELLAHLDMTPAVIAGGSGGARVSLLAAARHRDAAAALATWWISGGVYGLMMLGVHYCGESLLAAWTGGMDAVVALPEWAEVLGRNPSNRQRFLDQDPREFIATMERWMAVYCPSDDGVVPGLSLAEARALDLPTLVFRSGASDPHHTRATSEQLAGVLPGARLVEPPWSDREWLDRQEARLQGEGLFARWPLLAPTLQEWVRDALTDPIVER, from the coding sequence ATGCCGACGGCAACGGTCGCGGGCCTGTCGATCGCGTACGAGGTGATCGGCGACGGGCGTCCGTGGGTGATCACGCCGGGCGGCCGCTTCAGCAAGGACGACCCCGGGGTCCGTGAGCTGGCGGAGGCGCTGGCCGCCCACGGCAACCGAGTGCTCATCTGGGACCGACCCAACTGCGGTGCGTCGGACGTGTGCTTCGCGGGTTCGTCCGAGTCGGCGATGCAGGCCGACACGCTGGCGGAATTGCTGGCGCATCTCGACATGACCCCGGCCGTGATCGCCGGCGGCTCAGGCGGCGCCAGGGTCTCCCTGCTCGCGGCGGCCCGCCACCGCGACGCCGCAGCCGCGCTCGCGACGTGGTGGATCAGCGGCGGGGTGTACGGCCTCATGATGCTGGGCGTCCACTACTGCGGCGAGTCGCTGCTCGCGGCGTGGACCGGCGGGATGGACGCGGTCGTGGCCTTACCCGAGTGGGCCGAGGTGCTCGGGCGCAACCCGTCGAACCGGCAACGGTTCCTCGACCAAGACCCGAGGGAGTTCATCGCCACGATGGAGCGATGGATGGCCGTGTACTGCCCTAGCGACGACGGGGTCGTTCCAGGCCTGTCGCTCGCCGAGGCTCGCGCACTCGACCTGCCCACGCTCGTGTTCCGCAGCGGTGCGAGCGATCCTCACCATACGCGTGCGACCTCCGAACAGCTGGCCGGGGTGCTGCCGGGTGCTCGTCTCGTCGAGCCGCCCTGGAGTGACCGGGAGTGGCTCGACCGCCAGGAGGCACGCCTTCAGGGCGAAGGCCTCTTCGCCCGGTGGCCGCTGCTCGCGCCGACGCTCCAGGAATGGGTCCGCGACGCACTCACGGACCCGATCGTCGAGCGGTGA
- a CDS encoding alpha/beta hydrolase domain-containing protein translates to MSNRRAGFAITLVLAVGGVVLSPAAFAQEAGSPRIHGASVGLVCVPSVEGPVSVTAASQPYTPALLPALPPGWVDQEFFISCASPQITYRTSVDVRRPTNAHLASGIAVVEPLHSGGIFGVLTNCQPYLVAHDDVHIGVPANADVVQRLVKSADPARYATLNVPMSNDAENEILAGVGAVLHQQHDALLPDIRVTGAILGGWSQTSVQVRTFIASSGGKATVNRRRVYDGYFPAQPAVGTGGGAELGPIPDVGVPVVELQGERELLVTLRIYGSLGYRRPDGATYRLYEVPGMSHINYEPDDPVSAYARSLHCDWPPGAAPSTFKQTQVWDMALDNLVRWVSHGIPAPHAQRIELESDGKTVVRDANGNALGGVRTVFVDVPTAAIMPTSLAPGGLLANPCAYVGYQLDFSQTKLEQLYRNSAGYVASVNTHANKLVSQHWLLPASASELIAEAKGSSILHS, encoded by the coding sequence GCGTTGTGCTCTCGCCCGCAGCGTTCGCGCAGGAAGCTGGGTCTCCACGCATCCATGGAGCGTCTGTCGGTTTGGTTTGCGTGCCATCAGTCGAAGGCCCGGTCTCAGTCACGGCAGCATCGCAGCCGTACACGCCGGCGTTGTTGCCTGCTCTCCCGCCGGGGTGGGTCGATCAGGAGTTCTTCATCTCGTGTGCCTCTCCACAGATCACGTACCGGACGTCCGTGGATGTCCGCAGGCCGACGAATGCGCACCTCGCTTCGGGCATCGCCGTCGTTGAGCCTTTGCATAGCGGGGGCATCTTCGGAGTGCTGACCAACTGTCAGCCCTATCTCGTTGCTCACGACGACGTCCACATCGGTGTGCCCGCAAATGCCGATGTCGTGCAGAGACTGGTGAAGTCGGCCGACCCCGCTCGCTATGCCACGCTCAACGTCCCAATGAGCAACGACGCCGAGAACGAGATCCTGGCCGGGGTGGGCGCGGTGTTGCATCAGCAACACGACGCGCTCCTCCCGGACATTCGCGTCACGGGCGCCATTCTGGGCGGCTGGTCGCAAACCTCGGTCCAGGTCCGCACTTTCATCGCCTCGTCCGGCGGGAAGGCGACCGTCAACCGACGGCGAGTGTACGACGGCTACTTTCCAGCGCAGCCGGCCGTGGGAACGGGTGGCGGAGCAGAGCTCGGACCGATTCCTGACGTCGGCGTGCCGGTGGTCGAGCTCCAGGGCGAGCGTGAGCTGCTGGTGACCCTGCGGATCTATGGCAGCCTCGGGTACCGTCGGCCCGATGGCGCGACCTACCGACTCTACGAAGTACCGGGAATGTCACACATCAACTATGAGCCCGACGATCCAGTCTCCGCGTACGCCCGGAGCCTGCACTGTGACTGGCCGCCCGGCGCGGCGCCATCGACGTTCAAACAGACCCAGGTGTGGGACATGGCACTCGACAACCTCGTCCGCTGGGTCTCACACGGCATCCCGGCACCGCATGCCCAACGAATCGAACTCGAGTCCGACGGTAAGACTGTCGTACGAGACGCCAACGGCAACGCCCTCGGTGGCGTACGCACCGTCTTCGTCGACGTCCCGACAGCGGCCATCATGCCGACGAGCCTGGCGCCCGGCGGCCTGCTGGCGAATCCCTGCGCGTACGTTGGGTACCAGCTGGATTTCTCCCAGACCAAGCTCGAGCAGCTTTACCGGAACTCTGCGGGTTACGTGGCCTCAGTCAACACGCACGCGAACAAACTCGTGAGCCAGCATTGGCTGCTTCCCGCGAGCGCCAGCGAGCTGATTGCCGAGGCCAAGGGATCATCGATCCTGCACTCATGA
- a CDS encoding amidohydrolase family protein, with product MTSTLETMYIVDADSHWCEPPDLFTKLAPASIRDRVPRVEVIDGQRTWVFDGEPAGEYSAGGVVARDGSKESAHRALREWDFDQVHRGGHDPQVRLEVLDECGIDAQIIFPGSLGLGGQGLGVSKDESLCLQVLQIYNDRNLGVQADTGNRLLPLPVMPAWSVDRCVAEAQRVAASGARGANMTSDPQDLGAPDLASRAWDPFWEVCSDLQLPVHFHIGSSITAMSIFQHYPWPSQALNSALAIQGTLLFIGNARVVVNAILSGMFDRYPDLKMVSVESGVGWIPFILEALDYEMSENAPAELAELEKMPSEYFKSNLYATFWFENNRNKLPELIEAVGEDTILFETDFPHPTCLYPKPLDTVEAKMATLSADARRKILGENARKLYRL from the coding sequence ATGACGTCGACGTTAGAAACGATGTACATCGTCGACGCGGACTCCCACTGGTGTGAGCCGCCCGACCTGTTCACGAAGCTCGCGCCGGCTTCGATCCGCGACCGCGTCCCTCGGGTGGAGGTGATCGACGGCCAGCGGACGTGGGTCTTCGACGGCGAGCCCGCGGGCGAGTACAGCGCCGGCGGCGTTGTGGCCCGGGACGGTTCGAAGGAGAGCGCGCACCGCGCGCTGCGCGAGTGGGACTTCGACCAGGTCCACCGCGGCGGTCACGACCCCCAGGTGCGCCTCGAGGTCCTGGACGAGTGCGGCATCGACGCCCAGATCATCTTCCCCGGCTCGCTCGGCCTCGGCGGCCAGGGCCTCGGCGTCAGCAAGGACGAGTCGCTCTGCCTCCAGGTCCTCCAGATCTACAACGATCGGAACCTGGGAGTGCAGGCCGACACAGGCAACCGCCTGCTGCCGCTGCCGGTGATGCCAGCGTGGAGTGTCGACCGCTGCGTCGCCGAGGCGCAGCGCGTCGCCGCCAGCGGCGCGCGTGGGGCGAACATGACGTCGGACCCTCAGGACCTCGGGGCGCCGGATCTCGCCAGCCGCGCGTGGGACCCGTTCTGGGAGGTCTGCAGCGACCTCCAACTCCCGGTGCACTTCCACATCGGTTCGAGCATCACAGCGATGTCGATTTTCCAGCACTACCCGTGGCCGTCACAGGCGTTGAACTCGGCGCTCGCCATCCAGGGTACGTTGCTGTTCATCGGGAACGCGCGCGTCGTAGTGAACGCCATCCTCTCGGGGATGTTCGACCGGTACCCGGACCTGAAGATGGTGTCGGTGGAGAGCGGGGTGGGATGGATCCCGTTCATCCTCGAAGCGCTCGACTACGAGATGTCCGAGAACGCGCCCGCCGAGCTCGCCGAGCTCGAGAAGATGCCGTCCGAGTACTTCAAGAGCAATCTGTACGCGACGTTCTGGTTCGAGAACAATCGGAACAAGTTGCCCGAGCTCATCGAGGCGGTCGGTGAGGACACCATCCTCTTCGAGACCGACTTCCCGCACCCGACGTGCCTGTACCCGAAGCCGCTCGACACCGTCGAGGCGAAGATGGCGACGTTGTCCGCCGACGCGAGGCGCAAGATCCTGGGCGAGAACGCTCGCAAGCTCTACCGCCTCTAG